From Acinetobacter lwoffii, a single genomic window includes:
- the glnK gene encoding P-II family nitrogen regulator, with translation MKLVTAIVKPFKLDDVREALSEIGVQGITVTEVKGFGRQKGHTELYRGAEYVVDFLPKVKIEIAISDEMVDAVIESITRVASTGKIGDGKIFVTNLEQVIRIRTGETGADAV, from the coding sequence ATGAAGCTCGTAACTGCAATTGTAAAACCTTTTAAATTAGACGATGTTCGCGAAGCATTGTCTGAAATTGGTGTTCAAGGCATCACTGTAACTGAAGTGAAAGGCTTTGGTCGTCAAAAAGGCCATACTGAACTCTATCGTGGTGCTGAATACGTTGTAGATTTCTTGCCGAAAGTCAAAATTGAAATCGCGATTAGCGATGAAATGGTAGACGCGGTGATTGAATCTATTACTCGTGTGGCGAGCACTGGAAAAATCGGTGACGGAAAAATTTTCGTTACTAACTTGGAACAAGTCATCCGTATTCGTACAGGTGAAACAGGTGCAGACGCTGTCTAA
- a CDS encoding accessory factor UbiK family protein yields MIETLLQAILQQVEQPKKDLEHNIRALLNEAVAKMDLVSKEEIERQRTALNNANHRLNDLLKQVEALEERISNKK; encoded by the coding sequence ATGATTGAAACTTTATTACAAGCAATTTTGCAGCAAGTCGAACAACCTAAGAAAGATTTGGAACATAATATCCGTGCCTTGTTAAATGAAGCTGTGGCGAAAATGGATTTGGTGTCTAAAGAAGAAATAGAACGTCAGCGTACTGCCCTAAATAATGCCAATCATCGCCTGAATGATTTGCTCAAACAGGTGGAAGCATTAGAAGAGAGAATTTCGAACAAAAAATAA
- a CDS encoding YifB family Mg chelatase-like AAA ATPase, whose product MSFAKIYTRGLLGLHAPLIEVEVHVSSGMPSLTIVGLPEAAVRESKDRVRSAILNSGFQFPTKRLTINLAPADLPKDGSRLDLPIALGILVASGQLPENCTEHLEFIGELALDGQLRPVSGTLSIAIACQSDQHQLILPGPNAQEACQLPDFKVFAANHLKEVCEHLAQAQRLPQIEASPLNTDHFYKFDLADVKGQLRPRRGLEIAAAGGHSLLFRGPPGTGKTLLASRLASILPPLKTQENLEVASIYSVANANHSFGQRPFRAPHHTASAVALVGGGSHPKPGEITLAHLGVLFLDELPEFDRKVLEVLRQPLEAKEIVISRASRQITFPANFQLVAAMNPCPCGYAFNQDIRCQCSPESIKRYQNRISGPLLDRIDLHIDVPPLQAHELQDNRPTENSETVRQRVIAAYEIQMQRQNTSNMSLSPKQLEQYAALDQSAQNMLEIAQQKLNLSARGYHRVLRVARTIADLNQSPDIQSQHLSEALSYRGQQQI is encoded by the coding sequence ATGTCTTTTGCCAAAATTTATACGCGAGGCTTGCTGGGCCTGCATGCGCCTTTAATTGAAGTCGAAGTTCATGTCAGTTCGGGTATGCCTTCACTCACTATAGTGGGGCTTCCCGAAGCGGCGGTACGTGAAAGTAAAGACCGGGTCCGTTCTGCCATTTTGAATAGCGGCTTTCAATTTCCAACCAAACGTCTGACCATTAATCTGGCCCCTGCAGATCTGCCAAAAGATGGCTCACGTCTGGACTTACCGATTGCTTTAGGTATTTTAGTGGCCTCTGGGCAGCTGCCTGAAAATTGCACCGAGCATCTTGAATTTATTGGAGAATTGGCCCTCGATGGTCAATTACGTCCTGTCAGCGGCACCTTAAGTATTGCCATTGCCTGTCAAAGTGACCAGCATCAACTGATTTTGCCTGGCCCCAATGCACAGGAAGCCTGTCAGCTCCCAGACTTTAAAGTCTTTGCAGCCAATCATTTAAAAGAAGTGTGTGAACATCTTGCCCAAGCGCAGCGCTTACCGCAAATAGAAGCCAGTCCACTCAATACAGACCATTTTTATAAGTTTGATCTGGCGGATGTAAAAGGACAATTACGACCACGGCGTGGCTTGGAAATTGCTGCGGCAGGTGGTCATTCCCTGCTGTTTCGAGGCCCACCCGGAACAGGCAAGACCTTGCTGGCTTCTCGATTGGCCAGTATTTTGCCACCCTTAAAGACGCAGGAAAATCTGGAAGTCGCCAGTATTTATTCGGTGGCGAATGCCAATCACTCTTTTGGGCAACGGCCTTTTCGAGCACCCCACCATACTGCTTCGGCGGTAGCATTGGTCGGTGGCGGCTCACACCCCAAGCCAGGAGAAATTACCCTGGCGCATTTAGGGGTTTTATTTCTGGACGAACTGCCTGAATTCGACCGCAAAGTTCTGGAAGTCTTACGGCAGCCTTTGGAAGCGAAGGAAATCGTCATTTCCCGAGCATCACGCCAAATTACCTTTCCGGCCAATTTCCAGTTAGTGGCTGCCATGAATCCCTGCCCGTGTGGATATGCCTTTAATCAGGATATCCGCTGCCAATGCTCACCAGAAAGTATTAAACGCTATCAGAACCGGATTTCAGGCCCCCTGCTGGATCGGATTGATTTGCATATTGATGTACCGCCATTACAGGCGCATGAGTTACAGGACAATCGACCTACAGAAAACTCAGAAACGGTTAGACAACGCGTCATTGCAGCCTATGAAATTCAGATGCAACGGCAAAATACCTCGAATATGAGTTTGAGTCCAAAGCAGCTAGAGCAATATGCCGCATTAGATCAGTCTGCTCAGAATATGCTTGAAATAGCTCAACAAAAACTGAATTTATCAGCGCGCGGCTATCATCGGGTCTTGCGTGTTGCACGCACCATTGCCGATTTAAATCAAAGTCCAGATATTCAAAGTCAGCATCTTTCGGAGGCCCTGTCTTATCGCGGGCAGCAGCAGATTTAG
- a CDS encoding TorF family putative porin, with protein sequence MKLTLKVLSLALLGAVSSFSFAEEPVAEHTVSGNISVLSSYNLRGITNIPENSGATLQGGLDYNHASGFYVGWWGSTLDYTLSEEGRDAFENNFYAGYSHAVNDDLGLTIGTTYYYYYESDVNSDGFELLLGMSYKDLGVTAQTLLEDTTWGNAGDTYLKATYSYALPQDFSLDTALGLYAYEKSGDFIEGTTESFGFRHFDIGLSKPLGDTGVTASMNYILGGYDRFDEKQKNKVVFGLGYSF encoded by the coding sequence ATGAAATTAACATTAAAAGTATTATCTCTTGCTTTATTGGGCGCTGTATCTTCTTTTTCTTTTGCCGAAGAACCTGTTGCTGAACATACGGTATCTGGAAATATAAGCGTACTTTCAAGCTATAACCTGCGTGGTATTACTAACATTCCTGAAAATAGCGGCGCTACCTTACAAGGTGGACTCGATTATAACCATGCGTCTGGCTTCTATGTAGGTTGGTGGGGATCTACGCTAGATTACACTTTGTCTGAAGAAGGACGTGATGCTTTCGAAAATAACTTCTATGCTGGCTATAGCCACGCAGTCAATGATGACTTAGGTTTAACGATCGGTACGACTTACTACTATTATTATGAATCTGATGTCAATTCTGATGGATTTGAGCTGTTATTGGGTATGAGCTATAAAGATTTGGGCGTTACAGCACAAACCCTTCTTGAAGATACCACTTGGGGCAATGCAGGTGATACCTATTTAAAAGCCACTTATAGCTATGCTTTACCACAAGATTTCAGCTTGGATACAGCTTTAGGCTTATATGCTTATGAAAAATCAGGTGACTTTATTGAAGGAACTACAGAAAGTTTTGGTTTCCGTCATTTTGACATCGGTTTAAGCAAGCCACTTGGTGACACAGGTGTAACTGCAAGCATGAATTATATTTTGGGTGGTTATGATCGTTTTGATGAAAAACAAAAGAATAAAGTCGTATTCGGGCTCGGTTATAGCTTCTAA
- a CDS encoding OprD family outer membrane porin has protein sequence MQNSKKLTLAVLIQAALVSTAFASEQSESKGFVEDAEGSVLFRTGYLHRDKINYNDNQTGAREVVNDTSSAAQTAIVKLDSGFTKGVVGFGAGIIGDASFKLGENAHAGNDMIPQHPDGSAYDHWARGGAYVKARVSNTTATYGTQVLDLPVLASNTARLVPEYFTGVLVESNEIENLSLVAGKFTENQRSSQIKSDGNELDRAVVWGAKYKFNDAVNASYYGTDIKDRLERHYVNANYSYALANGSTLTHDFSGYHTDWDKKSDVSAYTYSHTTDDFNNLSNNIWAISTTYNKGPHNVMLAYQQNTGNTGYDYGLGKGVGDGHQTIYMPNSYLSDFIGNDEKSAQLQYTYDFGAMNVPGLSWTSAFVYGWDIDVANQNDRSQLITSDAQEREFFNQVKYTVQSGFAKDTSLRVRHSYYRASDEYQYGNYIGDTNEWRIWLDIPVKLF, from the coding sequence ATGCAAAATTCAAAAAAATTAACGTTAGCAGTTTTGATTCAGGCTGCTTTGGTTTCTACTGCTTTCGCTAGCGAGCAAAGTGAATCGAAAGGTTTTGTAGAAGATGCAGAAGGTTCTGTACTTTTCCGTACCGGTTATTTGCACCGCGATAAAATCAACTATAACGACAATCAAACCGGTGCACGTGAAGTTGTTAATGATACAAGCTCAGCTGCTCAAACTGCGATCGTTAAATTAGACTCTGGTTTTACCAAAGGTGTAGTCGGCTTTGGTGCGGGTATCATTGGTGATGCATCTTTCAAATTGGGTGAAAATGCACATGCCGGTAATGACATGATTCCTCAACATCCCGATGGTTCAGCTTATGATCACTGGGCACGTGGCGGCGCATATGTAAAAGCACGTGTTTCAAACACGACTGCTACTTATGGTACTCAGGTTTTAGACTTACCTGTACTTGCAAGCAATACTGCGCGTTTAGTACCTGAATACTTTACAGGTGTATTGGTTGAAAGTAATGAAATCGAAAACTTAAGCCTCGTTGCTGGTAAATTTACTGAAAACCAGCGTTCAAGCCAGATCAAATCTGATGGTAATGAATTGGATCGCGCAGTAGTTTGGGGTGCAAAATACAAATTTAATGATGCAGTTAATGCTTCTTATTATGGTACAGACATTAAAGACCGCCTAGAGCGTCATTATGTCAATGCCAATTATAGTTATGCATTGGCGAATGGTAGTACTTTAACTCATGACTTTAGTGGCTATCATACTGATTGGGATAAAAAATCCGACGTCAGTGCATATACATACTCACATACAACTGATGACTTTAATAACTTAAGCAACAATATTTGGGCAATTTCTACGACCTATAATAAAGGCCCACACAATGTCATGCTTGCTTACCAACAAAATACGGGTAATACAGGTTATGACTATGGTTTAGGTAAAGGTGTAGGTGATGGTCATCAAACCATTTATATGCCGAACTCATACCTGTCTGACTTCATTGGTAATGATGAAAAATCAGCACAGCTTCAATACACTTATGATTTCGGTGCAATGAATGTTCCTGGCCTATCTTGGACTTCTGCATTTGTTTATGGTTGGGATATTGATGTTGCTAATCAAAATGATCGCTCTCAATTAATCACTAGTGATGCTCAAGAACGTGAATTCTTTAATCAGGTAAAATATACAGTTCAATCTGGTTTTGCTAAAGACACTAGCTTACGTGTACGTCACTCATACTACCGTGCGAGTGATGAATACCAATACGGAAACTACATTGGTGACACTAATGAATGGCGTATCTGGTTAGATATTCCTGTGAAATTATTCTAA
- the ppa gene encoding inorganic diphosphatase — translation MSYSNIPAGKDAPNDIYVIIEIPANAAPIKYEIDKDSDALFVDRFMGTAMFYPANYGYVPNTLSLDGDPLDVLVVTPHPVEPGSVIRCRPVGKLNMEDDGGVDAKLVAVPHDKLTPIYKDVQEYTDLPPLLISQIEHFFQHYKDLEPGKWVKLSGWEGADVAKQEVLDSIAAYAEANK, via the coding sequence ATGAGCTACAGCAATATCCCAGCGGGTAAAGATGCGCCAAACGATATCTATGTGATCATCGAAATTCCTGCAAATGCAGCACCAATCAAATACGAAATCGATAAAGATTCTGATGCGTTATTTGTAGACCGTTTCATGGGTACAGCAATGTTCTACCCAGCAAACTACGGTTATGTACCAAACACACTATCGCTTGATGGTGACCCATTAGACGTACTGGTGGTAACACCTCATCCAGTAGAGCCAGGTTCAGTCATTCGTTGTCGTCCTGTCGGTAAATTGAACATGGAAGATGATGGTGGTGTTGATGCGAAACTGGTTGCAGTTCCACATGACAAACTGACTCCAATCTACAAAGATGTTCAGGAATATACTGATCTTCCTCCATTGTTGATCAGCCAGATCGAACATTTCTTCCAGCATTACAAAGACCTTGAGCCAGGCAAATGGGTCAAGCTGAGTGGTTGGGAAGGTGCTGATGTTGCGAAACAAGAAGTACTGGACTCAATTGCTGCTTATGCAGAAGCAAATAAATAA
- a CDS encoding MAPEG family protein: MHSISGVIYLILAACLLPYVFTLIAKKSAGFSSKDNQNPRAFLEKSSGLASRANAAQQNSFESLPLFIAAILMAEYMVISQDLVMIFGVAYLVFRVLYGICYLANWATLRSIVWLLSMLCPVALLLLIIKLV; encoded by the coding sequence ATGCACAGCATTAGTGGGGTTATTTATCTCATTTTGGCCGCTTGTCTTTTGCCTTATGTGTTTACATTGATTGCAAAAAAATCAGCAGGCTTCAGCAGCAAAGACAATCAGAACCCACGGGCATTTTTAGAAAAGTCTTCAGGCTTGGCCAGTCGCGCCAATGCTGCCCAGCAGAATAGCTTTGAAAGTTTGCCACTCTTTATTGCTGCGATCTTGATGGCAGAGTACATGGTGATATCACAAGATTTGGTCATGATTTTTGGTGTGGCTTATCTGGTTTTTCGAGTGTTGTACGGAATCTGCTATTTGGCTAACTGGGCAACTTTACGCTCCATTGTATGGTTGCTCTCGATGCTATGTCCGGTGGCTTTATTGCTGCTGATCATCAAGTTGGTTTAA
- a CDS encoding AMP-binding protein yields MEKIWFAEYQKTGIPETVELPAENTSLVDVFERNFQKFGSRDAFIFMDKAMTFNELEEASRKFATYLQSLGLAKGSRVAVMMPNVLQYPVVALGVFRAGLVLVNVNPLYTSRELEHQLNDSGAEVLVIIENFASVYQAIIGKTPVKHVVVASVGDMLGALKGTLVNFVLRSVRKQIPAWDIPGHVRFNTALSKVNPSNYKRPELTLSDTAVLQYTGGTTGVSKGAELTHRNLVANMLQCDGIFQSKFGAQDGQPDDRIFCALPLYHIFAFMVCALYGMYKGQANVLIPNPRDLPAVMKELRKYQPTFFPAVNTLFNALVNNEEFKQLDHSKLKMAMGGGMAVLPSTAAAWKKVTGTNIVEGYGLSETSPVATANPPASEEFSGTIGIPLPLTEVAILDDEGNEVPLGEQGEISIRGPQVMKGYWNRPDETEKVMVNGFFRTGDIGVMDSRGYVKIVDRKKDMILVSGFNVYPSEIEEVVATHPKVLEVAAIGVPDEKSGEVPKLFVVKKDPSLTTEEVLAFAKENLTGYKRPRYVEFMDELPKSNVGKILRKDLRKTA; encoded by the coding sequence ATGGAAAAAATTTGGTTTGCTGAATACCAAAAAACAGGGATTCCAGAAACAGTAGAATTACCAGCAGAAAATACTTCTCTAGTAGATGTTTTTGAGCGTAATTTCCAAAAATTCGGCTCGCGTGATGCCTTTATCTTTATGGATAAGGCCATGACTTTCAATGAACTGGAAGAGGCGAGCCGTAAGTTTGCAACTTATCTACAAAGCTTGGGGTTGGCAAAAGGTTCACGTGTGGCAGTGATGATGCCAAACGTTCTTCAGTATCCGGTTGTGGCACTTGGGGTGTTCCGCGCAGGTTTGGTACTGGTCAACGTGAATCCACTCTACACATCGCGTGAACTTGAGCATCAATTGAATGACTCTGGCGCTGAAGTGCTGGTGATTATTGAGAACTTTGCTTCTGTTTATCAAGCAATTATTGGTAAAACACCAGTGAAGCATGTCGTAGTAGCTTCTGTCGGTGACATGCTGGGTGCCTTGAAAGGAACACTGGTAAATTTTGTATTGCGTTCTGTACGCAAGCAAATTCCAGCTTGGGATATTCCAGGCCATGTGAGATTTAATACGGCGTTATCTAAAGTTAATCCAAGCAACTATAAACGCCCTGAATTGACCCTTAGCGATACAGCAGTTCTTCAGTACACAGGTGGTACGACGGGTGTATCTAAAGGTGCTGAACTGACACATCGTAACCTAGTTGCGAACATGTTGCAGTGTGACGGGATCTTCCAGAGTAAATTTGGTGCGCAAGATGGTCAGCCAGATGACCGTATTTTCTGTGCTTTGCCGCTTTATCATATCTTTGCATTCATGGTATGCGCACTTTACGGTATGTACAAAGGTCAGGCGAACGTTCTGATTCCAAACCCGCGTGATTTACCTGCGGTGATGAAAGAACTACGTAAATATCAACCGACTTTCTTCCCGGCAGTAAACACGCTGTTCAATGCGTTGGTAAACAATGAAGAGTTCAAGCAACTTGATCATAGCAAACTGAAAATGGCGATGGGCGGCGGTATGGCCGTACTTCCTTCTACTGCAGCAGCATGGAAGAAAGTCACTGGAACCAATATCGTTGAAGGTTATGGCTTGTCTGAAACTTCTCCGGTTGCAACAGCAAACCCACCTGCGTCTGAAGAATTCAGCGGCACTATTGGCATTCCATTGCCATTGACTGAAGTGGCTATTCTGGATGATGAAGGCAATGAAGTTCCACTGGGTGAGCAAGGTGAAATTTCAATTCGTGGTCCTCAGGTCATGAAAGGCTACTGGAACCGTCCAGATGAAACTGAAAAAGTCATGGTGAACGGCTTCTTCCGTACCGGTGATATCGGTGTCATGGATTCACGTGGTTATGTGAAAATCGTAGACCGTAAGAAAGACATGATTCTAGTGTCTGGTTTTAACGTCTATCCATCTGAGATTGAAGAAGTTGTAGCAACTCATCCAAAAGTACTGGAAGTGGCCGCGATTGGTGTGCCAGATGAAAAATCAGGTGAAGTACCAAAATTGTTTGTCGTGAAAAAAGATCCATCTTTAACCACAGAAGAAGTTTTAGCATTTGCTAAAGAAAACCTGACCGGTTATAAACGTCCACGTTATGTCGAGTTTATGGATGAATTGCCAAAATCAAACGTAGGTAAAATCCTGCGTAAAGATCTGCGTAAAACAGCCTAA
- the parC gene encoding DNA topoisomerase IV subunit A, which produces MTSLAHHATENRSVAEFTEQAYLNYAMYVIMDRALPHISDGLKPVQRRIVYAMSELGLKWTSKPKKSARTVGDVLGKYHPHGDSACYEAMVLMAQPFSYRYPFIEGQGNWGSPDDPKSFAAMRYTEAKLSQYSELLLSELGQGTCEWQDNFDGSMKEPVNLPARVPNILLNGTTGIAVGMATDIPPHNLREVVKGTIALIRNPNLTDEKIAEYIPAPDLPTKAEIITPPAELLKIQTTGRGSYRMRAVYSVDKNEIIITELPYQVSGSKIITQIADQMQAKKLPLVSDVRDESDHANPTRLVIVLRSNRIDAESVMSHLFATTDLESSYRVNMNMIGADGRPQVKSIRRILLEWIEIRKTTVTRRLQYHLNKIEKRLHILGGLIIAYLNIDEVIQIIREEDQPKPVLMQRFNIDEIQAEAILELKLRHLAKLEEMEMRREQEELEAKAAVIREQLANPESLKSLIISELKDDAKKFGDDRRSPIVQRAEAAAINETEMLPADPVTVVLSEAGWIRCAKGHEVDAENLNFRAGDQYLSHAQGKSNQRVYVLDDTGRSYALAINTLPSARGLGEPLSSKLSPGSGVGFKQVLVAEDETEILAASNKGYGFKTQAKQLDTSAKAGKAFLNLSEGAEVMNLQPLDDATHVALLSSAGRLLIVDLAELPVLNKGKGNKLIQLEDGDQILSMTILKLDEIIQVLAGQQQLKLKGDDLRKYIGKRGAKGQLLPRGYQKANKLLIQR; this is translated from the coding sequence ATGACAAGCCTTGCGCATCATGCGACAGAAAACCGTTCCGTAGCAGAATTTACCGAACAAGCTTATCTAAATTACGCCATGTACGTGATTATGGATCGGGCACTCCCTCATATTAGCGATGGCCTGAAACCGGTACAGCGCCGGATTGTCTATGCCATGAGTGAGCTGGGCCTGAAATGGACCAGCAAACCGAAGAAATCGGCACGTACGGTCGGTGACGTACTGGGTAAATACCATCCACATGGTGACTCAGCCTGTTATGAAGCCATGGTGCTGATGGCGCAGCCCTTTAGTTATCGTTACCCGTTTATTGAAGGACAGGGCAACTGGGGTTCTCCGGATGATCCGAAGTCTTTCGCAGCGATGCGTTATACCGAAGCCAAGCTTTCCCAGTACAGTGAACTGTTGCTGTCTGAGCTAGGTCAGGGTACCTGTGAATGGCAGGACAACTTTGATGGTTCGATGAAAGAACCGGTGAACTTGCCAGCACGTGTACCGAATATCTTGCTCAATGGTACCACTGGCATTGCAGTTGGTATGGCTACTGACATTCCGCCGCATAATTTGCGTGAAGTAGTCAAAGGTACCATTGCCCTGATTCGTAATCCGAACCTGACCGATGAAAAAATCGCAGAATATATTCCTGCGCCAGACTTGCCGACCAAAGCTGAAATTATCACCCCGCCTGCTGAACTGTTAAAAATTCAGACCACAGGTCGTGGCAGCTACCGCATGCGTGCGGTCTATAGCGTCGATAAAAACGAAATTATTATCACTGAATTGCCATATCAGGTCTCAGGTTCCAAAATTATCACTCAGATTGCCGATCAGATGCAGGCCAAAAAACTGCCATTGGTCAGTGATGTACGGGATGAATCGGATCATGCCAATCCAACCCGTTTAGTGATTGTATTGCGTTCGAATCGTATTGATGCCGAATCGGTGATGAGTCACTTATTTGCTACGACTGATCTGGAATCCAGCTACCGCGTCAACATGAACATGATTGGTGCGGATGGTCGTCCACAGGTGAAATCGATTCGTCGTATTTTGCTGGAATGGATTGAGATCCGTAAAACCACTGTAACGCGTCGTCTACAATATCATCTGAACAAGATCGAAAAACGTCTGCATATTCTCGGTGGTCTGATCATTGCTTATCTGAATATTGATGAAGTGATTCAGATTATCCGTGAAGAAGATCAGCCAAAGCCGGTACTGATGCAGCGTTTTAATATTGACGAGATTCAGGCCGAAGCGATTCTGGAACTAAAATTACGCCATCTGGCCAAGCTTGAAGAAATGGAAATGCGCCGCGAACAGGAAGAACTGGAAGCGAAAGCGGCAGTGATTCGTGAACAACTGGCCAATCCGGAATCTTTAAAAAGCCTAATTATTTCTGAGCTGAAAGACGATGCCAAGAAATTTGGTGATGATCGCCGTTCGCCAATCGTACAACGTGCTGAAGCTGCTGCGATCAATGAAACTGAAATGTTGCCGGCCGATCCGGTGACAGTAGTGTTATCAGAAGCTGGCTGGATTCGCTGTGCCAAAGGTCATGAAGTCGATGCAGAAAATCTGAATTTCCGTGCCGGTGATCAGTACTTGAGTCATGCACAGGGCAAATCCAATCAACGCGTTTATGTATTAGATGACACTGGCCGTAGCTATGCCTTGGCCATCAACACATTGCCATCTGCACGTGGTCTCGGTGAGCCGCTCAGTTCAAAACTGTCTCCTGGCAGTGGGGTAGGTTTTAAACAGGTTCTGGTGGCAGAGGATGAAACTGAAATTCTAGCAGCAAGCAACAAAGGCTATGGCTTTAAAACCCAGGCCAAGCAGCTGGATACCAGTGCCAAAGCCGGGAAAGCTTTCCTGAATTTATCTGAAGGGGCAGAGGTCATGAACCTGCAGCCACTCGATGATGCCACGCATGTTGCACTGCTCAGTTCGGCAGGACGCCTGTTGATTGTCGATTTAGCAGAATTACCTGTATTGAACAAAGGTAAAGGAAATAAATTGATACAACTTGAAGATGGTGATCAAATTTTGTCCATGACAATATTGAAGCTTGATGAAATAATTCAAGTGCTTGCAGGACAACAGCAGTTAAAATTAAAAGGGGATGATTTGCGCAAATATATCGGCAAGCGCGGTGCGAAAGGACAGCTTTTACCACGCGGATATCAAAAAGCAAATAAACTGTTGATTCAAAGATAA
- a CDS encoding MFS transporter: MDLVSRIQRLPIGKFHYTLLVVIGLGWMFDAMDTGLISFILAKMAEDWQMTADQKSWVVSIGFVGMAIGAICSGGLADRFGRKTVFAATLVIYSLATAACAFAPNLTWLLVFRFIVGLGLGGQLPVAVTLVSEYIPAHVRGRFIVLLESFWGLGWLVAALVSRFVIPDFGWQTAFMIGGLPALYAIVIWKMVPESIPFLINRGRIEEASALVKKIERQCGVQVYEIFEVKPVAEKQNISFSQLWSGIFARRTLMLWLIWFGIIFSYYGIFTWLPSLLVKEGYSIVQSFEYVLIMILAQLPGYLVAAWLVEKLGRKPTLAGFIGMCAISAYFFGQSGSVTEIVIWGCLMSFFNLGAWGVLYTYTPEQYPTNIRAFGSGWAGAVGRIGGIAAPFAVTHLMGMPNGFSYVFTMFTAVLVAVAIVILVLGEETKGKTLESMGL, encoded by the coding sequence ATGGATTTAGTTTCTCGCATACAACGCTTACCGATTGGTAAGTTTCACTATACCTTGCTGGTGGTGATTGGGCTGGGCTGGATGTTTGATGCCATGGATACCGGATTGATTTCCTTTATCCTGGCAAAAATGGCTGAAGACTGGCAGATGACTGCCGATCAGAAAAGCTGGGTAGTGTCGATCGGTTTTGTCGGCATGGCAATCGGGGCGATTTGTTCAGGTGGCCTGGCAGACCGTTTTGGCCGTAAAACAGTCTTTGCTGCGACTCTGGTCATTTATAGCTTGGCCACGGCAGCCTGCGCTTTTGCACCGAATCTGACCTGGCTGCTGGTATTCCGTTTTATTGTCGGTTTAGGCTTGGGTGGTCAGTTACCCGTGGCCGTAACGCTGGTCAGTGAATATATTCCTGCACATGTGCGTGGCCGTTTTATTGTGTTGCTGGAAAGCTTCTGGGGACTGGGCTGGTTAGTTGCTGCCTTGGTATCTCGTTTTGTCATTCCTGATTTTGGCTGGCAAACTGCTTTCATGATTGGTGGCCTGCCTGCGCTGTATGCCATTGTAATCTGGAAAATGGTACCGGAATCTATTCCATTCCTGATTAACCGTGGTCGTATAGAGGAAGCTTCGGCACTGGTCAAAAAGATTGAGCGTCAATGTGGCGTTCAAGTCTATGAAATTTTTGAAGTGAAACCGGTCGCAGAGAAGCAGAATATTTCATTTTCCCAGTTATGGTCGGGTATCTTTGCGCGCCGTACGCTTATGCTCTGGCTGATCTGGTTCGGTATTATCTTTTCCTATTATGGCATCTTTACCTGGTTGCCAAGTTTACTGGTCAAAGAAGGCTATAGCATTGTCCAGTCTTTTGAATATGTGCTGATTATGATTCTGGCGCAGTTGCCCGGTTATCTGGTGGCGGCATGGCTGGTCGAAAAACTCGGTCGTAAGCCGACTTTGGCCGGCTTTATTGGCATGTGCGCGATTTCTGCCTATTTCTTTGGTCAGTCGGGTAGTGTTACTGAAATCGTGATTTGGGGCTGTCTGATGTCCTTCTTTAATCTGGGCGCCTGGGGCGTGCTCTATACTTATACCCCGGAACAATATCCGACCAATATCCGTGCCTTTGGTTCAGGCTGGGCCGGTGCTGTTGGCCGGATTGGCGGCATCGCAGCACCCTTTGCCGTAACCCATCTGATGGGCATGCCCAATGGTTTCAGCTATGTCTTTACCATGTTTACTGCGGTTCTGGTCGCTGTTGCGATTGTGATTCTGGTCCTGGGTGAAGAAACCAAAGGCAAGACCCTGGAATCGATGGGCTTATAA